A segment of the Amblyomma americanum isolate KBUSLIRL-KWMA chromosome 6, ASM5285725v1, whole genome shotgun sequence genome:
GTTTGTTTTGAAAAGGCAGGAGTGTAAGGATAGTGTAAGGACTGCGGATAGCGTGCGCAGCACTCGGGCGCTCTCCAGGGTGCCGGATCTCGCTTCGCTTGCGCGTCTGGGTTTTTCGCCTTTCTCGCTGACTGCGCGCAAGCGCCCACTTGGTGCGGCGGCTAGCAGCGGCGTAGATGGCGTCTGGCGTTGATAGGAGCTCCGCGGGCGAACTGCGTCCAGCGTGCGCGCTCTTCCAAGACGAAATCCAGTTGTCCGATAAGAGAGAGGCTTCGCGTGGGAAGCGAACCGTTTCGATATGCTCTTCTTGTGCCCTACTTTCTTTGCCGTAAATTTCGCAAACCCTGTTACAGCACTGCGCGATTTCCAGCGGAGAAAGAACGGAGGAGAAGTTAATGTTGTTGCCACGGGGTCCGTCCGAAAAGATAAGAAGGCCAGAGGATCGCTTGCTTCTCGCCTCTATCTCCCATTCAGCActcgctttatttttttctagaaaaaaagaGAAGTTCTTTTATTAACTGTAAAAGAGCGAAACACTGAACTGCGCctgcagaacagaaaaaaagaacgccTTAAGGCTGAAAGTCGAGGATAGAGGCCAAGCCTTTAGCTAGACGTTTACTGAACGAGAAAATACCAAAGATCCAGGGCTATGCAGTCACTTTACGGGCGGCCGCTCAGCAAGCTGCAATGCAAGAGGCTAGGTCACACTTCGAAGAGCACAAGAGAATTAGCAGCCCAAGACGTGTTTGCAgcttctgacttttttttttttttgggggggggagatATTCTATTACATATGACACATTATGTAATTAGCGATGACTGTGAGGAAATCTTCGATGCATTTCTGCAAAGTTTGTCGAACCCTTATTTACGAGGAAGCGTGAATGAGTTGTCATTGCTATCCACTGGCGTGGACGCAAGGAAGTCTATGGAGAGAACCAGGGGCCAACTTGTTTGTAGCTCCTCACTTCAATACACACGAACCCGTGCTGCTTCCCTGACTGCGGGTTCGACGACCGCAACGGAAGAACAGCGAAATGTGAAGCAAGATGGATGAGTGTAGACGGGCGCCTTTGCTGCGCTGCTGCTCTTCGCTGATGGGCCTCGCTGCACATTGTCGTTTGCCCACAAAAGGATATTCTACAAATTAATGATTTGATAACTACAGGCACTTAATTTGTTTAGGTAAAACTATATGAATCGAGTGTTTCCTCGGTCTGTCCGCCGTAGCCAGAAATCTCCGTCAAACTAACAAAAATGCGGATATGGTTCCACAAGATCTTCGATTACTAGCTGTGCTGAGTAAATGTTTCACTGAGGCGGAATGTCGATGCTTGTCGGTATTAAGCGCGTTATGTTGAGATTCAACGAGGGCAGATTTTCTCTGCGCGCACTCGTTACGTTTACGAAGAAATGGGTCTCGTTTCGTTTTGTTCTCTCCAGGGATCGATTTACTCTAATAAAGTACATAACTATGGCAAAGCTCGTcactgcgacttttttttttcatagcccACTCACTCAGTGAATTTGTATTAATTAATATGTTTATTAATATGTGTATTAAACGCTTATTTATAAGACGACTTTGCTAAATCGTTGTTATACCAAGTGTtgccaaatatatatatatatatatatatatatatatatatatatatatatatatatatatatagcctgaACATCAAAAGAAAATGACTCCACAGAAAGCCGATTTCGTGGCAGTTATTAATTACCAAGACACACAAGTCATACATTAATTAACAAGCAACTGAAGATGCATTTAGGGTAATTTACGACAGTACACGGTGTGAAAATCTTGACCGTTCTAAATATGGCGAACAATCAGTTGGCTGCCGTAGCTTTGTAAACTCGAATATTAAAATTATTGTTTCTAGAAAAGTGTCGGCGTTTTTTTTCCCAGACGAACACACATACTTTATGACAGGACGGACGCTGTCCCATCTGTCTGTTCgctcgtctgaaaaaaaaaagcaacgctgaattactttcctagaaacagtgcataaccaactagccccgcaacgatTTTCGGCTTCGTTCTGTTTTTGCCGACCTCCTATATCCCAGTGTGTGGCAAATTTCGTCGGTAGCAGAGCTGTGGCGTGGCTTCAATGCTGTACCTGAAGGGCCCGAACTTGATAATGGGATTCGAACACAATCGTTACAATACTGTCTATGGCTACAATATCGAGGCTCTAGTTTATGTGTACATTTGAAAGTTGAAATTCCATATCTCGAAGAAACAGCGATTTATTTCTCAACCATAACAGAAACAACGTGCCTAATATTTGATTTTCTCTCTCTAtttgtttcttcttctttcaGGACCATGAGTTCGCTACGGCTTCCGCGATGGCTGAGCAAGGTGCAAACGTACGTCATACTCGCCGGCTGTTTGGCGCTGTTCATCCTCATCAGGTCCTTCGGCACCGAATCTCAGGACGGTGACGTAGAGAACAATAACGGGGACATGTTCATCGCACCTCAGCAGTTCAGCGAGCAGGAGCACAACGAAGTTGTCCACGAGGAAGTCGACGAGCTCCCCGAAGCGAGCACCAGCAACGACAACCCGTACGTTCATCCGTACGTCATCGATTCCTCGCATCTATGTCGAGGCTTCGAAGCTGCACCGAGGCTCTTGATATTCGTGACGAGCGCCCCTAGTCACCGGGAAGCCAGGGACGCCATACGCGATACGTGGGGGCTCCACTCGTACCTGGCTCATCGAAACAGCAAAGTGATGTTCCTCCTGGGGCGGTCGCCTTACGACCCGGAGATCAAGGCCGAGTCACAGGTCCATGGGGACATTGTACAGGGGGACTTTATAGACAGCTATGACAACCTGACGCTCAAGAGCGTCATGATGCTGCACTGGACACGGTCTTTCTGCCCCGACGTCGAGTACATCTTGAAGACGGACGATGACGTTTACGTGAACCTCGACAATCTTGTGCACCACCTGGACCACGAGATGGCCGACCAAAGGCGGTGGATTCAGGGCTGCATTAAGAGACACGCCGCCGTACCCCTGCGCCAGGCCAGCGCCGGTCAGCCTCCGAGTCCGGTGGACTTGCGGACATTGCCCAAGGCACATCCGGACTTTGTGGCCGGGGCGGGCTACGTGATATCCGGGGACTTGGTGGAAGACCTGCTGCTGGCCTCGGCGCGCGTCGAGTGGGTGCCCGTGGAGGACGTGTTCGTGACGGGACGGTGTGCAGCTCTAGTGGGTGTCAAGCCCGAGACTGACGACAGGTTCAGCTGCGGACGGCCAGTGAAAGAACCGTGCGAAATGGCTCACGCATTCACTGGACACGGGATGACCCCAGCGCTGATGAGGAGGACATGGGACGCAATGCTCAGCGGGTGTTCGTGATCTATCGTGTTGCACTGAATAGCGAAGTTGATGATGTCGTCACGCGAAAATCTGAACGAACTTCTTGTCACATATCCCAAGCCCGGTCGCTCAAGTATAGTTGGTCTATACTGAGGAAAATGCGTAATAGCGTTCAGTAATAGAGGCTGTTGAACGCCGTGTTCCAACTACCGCGAGAAGAGCAGCAGACTAGTGAGTGCGAGTGTATGGACATAAATTGCCTGCTCATGGCACTGAGATTCATCACAGTGTCGGACATAACCAAGCTTTCGGAAATGGGTACACCAGAAGCGCGGAAAATGCCAGGAGCCACTTATGCATGGCCGTTTCTCCGGTGTTGACTTTCTCGTAACGTGCACAAAATCTGTGGTTCACGTGCCCATGAAATGTTTCCTGTGATGTGTATGCTTCTTGTGCTTTAAAGGCTCAAGAAGTTTCACGGTAATGCGCGGgctttttattttgtgctatGCTGGCAAACACCGCTGGACGAAGAATATAAAAACTTTTTGTTGATACCAAAGTTTTTACTTTGCAATTGATAATTAAAAAATCCGCATTTTTTTAAACGAATGGAGAGTTTTTGTTATTCGTCGGAGCCGCGCAAACCAGAAGCACTATGTACTCGCGCTGCCTAACCGGCGGATGTTTATTATTGCCGAAGATGCATGGCGGCAAAGTGTGCCACTGTTGGgctgcaataaagaaaaatatttaggcGCGATGTTGCTGCCTCTGAAGAAGCCCGCTGCCTTGCTCGCCGCTTGAAGAACTTTCTTCACTACCTGGGGTGACCACTGAGACGGGTGAGGAACATAGCTGGCCAATGATGAATTTCGATGGCATATTATGCTTGAGTGAGGATACAGAGATGGAGCGCATTGCATTTTCGGAACCATTGATACCGCCGCTCCACACAGCACTCAGTCAGTAGTGAGGGTCGATGAAAAGGGATGGGTGGTAGCTGAATGTGACGGAACAATATTTATTAATGCTTTAACGCAACATGTGAAAGCGAGATAGGAAACATAGTAAACGTCTCCCCCGCCGTGGCGAGTGCATTAAAACGCATTTCTGACGCAATAGTGAGAGCCGGTTCTAGCTGTGGTTGCTGAAGTTTTCATACGGTGTCTAAAAATTTCAAACTTTGTCAACGAGAAACGGCCACACAGTAGCAAGTGGAGCGTCTTGCCAGTATTGTTGAACTTGTCTTATATGAATTTCTTAGCAGCCCTGCATTGCGCATATGCATACTTCTTTGTATAGTCCTTCTAAGCACCCCTTGTCGGTAACCGACATATATTCCTCTCGATGAATGCAAGAGAAATGCAGCTCCGTCTTGTATGTTACCTTTCTTCTTGGTCTGCTTTAGTATTGTGTTTTTAGGTGAATGAAAACTGGCCTGTGAAGTCCATGAAGCAAGTGGTCTTTGCATCTTCGATTCTACCTCCTTGTTCTGTCGCATTCTTAGTTGCTTGGCAAAGCTGACCGGTTTTAGCTTTAGTAAAGTTTTCGCTCAGCAACACTGTCATGTGCGGACATGATTGCATACTGGCAAGACCAAGAGACTATCGCGGGGGATTAATTCAAGCAGTACGCAACACAGTCGTAGCATAGTGCCTAGACCGATCCGTAGTCGTAGAACACAGTCGAGCCTCGAGGTATGGCGATTCTAGTGAAACTGCCGTGTCATAGTGCTTTGCAGTTTATTGAGATAATATGGCGATGCGACAAATACGAGAATATGCAAAAAAATATTGCGTTGCACGAGCGATTTGATATTTTGTACATTCTCGCGCTAAGGTACGAaagaggatatacgtagcgacaCGCGCCCCCTGCGGCAGAAAAACGGAATTAGGCATGAAGTATGAGGTCACACAGGCCGGCACGGGGCGATATATCTCGTATGTGAAGCAGCCCGTGTGGAGCGCACTCGTTACGAGACACGATTAGCGAGAACCTGCAGTAACAGCAACGGCAGCGACCGCTGTACTACCGCGAAGCGCAAGCAAACTTTCGGCTTAGTGAAGCACTGTCGGGCACAGAGGCCTGCAGCCGCACGCTTTGTGCACCCCGTACTCACTTTCAGCAAATTATATCCGCAACACTTGAATTACGTAACGCTCGCGTTAGGATTTCCTGCTCCTAGGCACGATTACTTAGCCGAAGCGTGTGTTGACGGAGAAAGGCGCGAACAGCCCGAAGCAATAACGTTGCGTAAATGTCTGTTGCAGCGATCAAATTACAGTACGCCAGTCCGTATACGCCAGGCTTTGATAGCGCTGCACACAATTCGCGCTGCGTACAGTATATGAGTACAGCTGAGCTGGCTTATTCGGCGAGGGTGCGCCCACTCCGCGGAAAGACGCGCCGTCTCGCTTGGCGAGAGCGGTGTTTATTCTATTCGCGTCGGAGCGGTGATGAGCTCGGCCTCCCTAAATAGACTCTACGGGACCCTTCTCTCCACCGCCGTCGCCGCTAGCACTTGAGAAGGAAAGAGCGGAAACGGGCACTGTACAAACTTGGTGGCGAAATCGAGTCGGCGAGTGCGACAGATGAAGCATGAAAGACGGAGATGAGTGGGAATTGCAGATTTTCGAATACGAACCGAATGTTGCCTCTATTTCGATTCGCATTCGATTCGATAATTTGATATCCGGCGCCTTAGACCTTGCGTCCTAATGTTGGCGCTTAGCATAATGTTATTCCTAAAGGTTGTTTTCGCTTATACAGGTGCCCTATGTATGCGCCGCCATCGTGATATGCTGTGGTATGGAATGACTAAGCTTTTCAAGTAATTTTAGGTAATCTCTCTTACGTTTGTACGCAATCAATCGAACTTCCAATGCTCATCCAGTCCGGAGCAGTGTCATTGTTGCTGTTCGTTAATTTCGTTCCAATAACTATAAACGAGAGGTACTTTagtttatattttttttgctaAACCTCTGCAGAACACTAAGATTTTATAGAAACAAGGAACAtgcgaaaaaaattttttcagTATTTTCATATTTAACTCATTTTGAAGACTCCaccttgagcagaagaaaaaaacattgtgcagtggcgctctttggccacagctgCCTTTGTGCCATAATAATTCATCATCGTCGACAGATTGTCGGACATAGTAGCTAATTCGAAAACTTCTCCTCTTAAGACCTTGTTGAATTAACTGCGCCAAATTCCGTGTTGCATGGATACCAGAGCCCCACCTAGACTGTTCTCTTTTATACAgtactcttcaaaaatgcatacCCTCACCATTCCTGTAGCTTGGATCTCATCCGACCGGTTTCGTGGCGCCGTCTTAGATGATTTCAATTTAACCTTATGTTGGACGTAGTAAACTCGAACGTTGTGGATGAAATTGCGTTTACGATTGTTGCCAACGGAGGCGACTACGTGCTTGCGTACTTCTAACATGTAACGTAGCACGGGAAGTTGCTTGCACGAAAAAGAAGACCGCTCGGTTTGGAAGGCGGCGCCGAAATCGCAAGCAGGAAGCTTGGACAGCAGGAATAAAACTGGCTGTCAAGCGGTACCACTCGTAGGAGAATACGAACAGTGCAAAGCTCAGTTACGCCTCTTAAGCTTGTTCCGCTCGGGCGGTTTTCGACATAAATCACTTGTGGGTGCTAGAGGAGAGACTGCGCCGGCACTTTTGAAGGCCTATATATATTAAGCAACTCTGTGACCGCGTGCGCCACTGCTCGCCGTCGTAACTCGTTTAAAACCAGTTTTCCGGCTTCCAGAGGGAGTAACTTTGTCAACAGCTGACTTCAAAACTTTGCCGAGAAATGATTttgagacgatttttttttttctgcggtacgaaacttgctgacaatgtatgtGTTTCTATGACACAGGAACATCGTCACTTTAGAGCGGACGAACGAATTGTATGAAAGCACACTCTCTTAGTGGAAGTGCTAACTAAAGGCAGGTGGGCGCATGACAAAGAGTGGAAGATCGCCAGGACGGGACTAACAAATGAAAGGCCACGCATAGGCGCTGTGCGTGACAACAGTGCCTGCATAGGTCAGTTTTGGTATGCTCGTCCTGTGATCGTACTGTCCCACTCTCCGTGTAATAAAGGTTGTGCTTGTAAAGGTGAAACAGGTCATTACTATtaaacaggaacaaaaacgagCCATATTCAGCAGTTTGCAGTTGCTTCCTTGCAATGTAAATCCGCAAAGAACGTAATGAAACGGCTGACATCAAATACCATCCAACGAATATGCTTGCTTGAATCTCTAATTGCTCTGAAGTTTCCTGTTGTGAAATTCCTTGATATGTTAAAGAAAATCATATGATTTCATCTAACCAGGATCTACCCCACACGACATACTCTAACTTACTACGAAGAACTCTGCTGAATATTGGCAACATTTTCCGTAGAACAGCAAGAATAATGTAAGAACAGGCTTTTTGATTTTAAAGGAAAAGCCTTTACAGCGTTAGATGAATATTTGCCTTCAAGCGTTCCGTGCAATAATCAGATGA
Coding sequences within it:
- the LOC144136765 gene encoding beta-1,3-galactosyltransferase 1-like isoform X1, producing MRTMSSLRLPRWLSKVQTYVILAGCLALFILIRSFGTESQDGDVENNNGDMFIAPQQFSEQEHNEVVHEEVDELPEASTSNDNPYVHPYVIDSSHLCRGFEAAPRLLIFVTSAPSHREARDAIRDTWGLHSYLAHRNSKVMFLLGRSPYDPEIKAESQVHGDIVQGDFIDSYDNLTLKSVMMLHWTRSFCPDVEYILKTDDDVYVNLDNLVHHLDHEMADQRRWIQGCIKRHAAVPLRQASAGQPPSPVDLRTLPKAHPDFVAGAGYVISGDLVEDLLLASARVEWVPVEDVFVTGRCAALVGVKPETDDRFSCGRPVKEPCEMAHAFTGHGMTPALMRRTWDAMLSGCS
- the LOC144136765 gene encoding beta-1,3-galactosyltransferase 1-like isoform X3, which codes for MTGARRRRYASSPAAEDDSLKTETMSSLRLPRWLSKVQTYVILAGCLALFILIRSFGTESQDGDVENNNGDMFIAPQQFSEQEHNEVVHEEVDELPEASTSNDNPYVHPYVIDSSHLCRGFEAAPRLLIFVTSAPSHREARDAIRDTWGLHSYLAHRNSKVMFLLGRSPYDPEIKAESQVHGDIVQGDFIDSYDNLTLKSVMMLHWTRSFCPDVEYILKTDDDVYVNLDNLVHHLDHEMADQRRWIQGCIKRHAAVPLRQASAGQPPSPVDLRTLPKAHPDFVAGAGYVISGDLVEDLLLASARVEWVPVEDVFVTGRCAALVGVKPETDDRFSCGRPVKEPCEMAHAFTGHGMTPALMRRTWDAMLSGCS
- the LOC144136765 gene encoding beta-1,3-galactosyltransferase 1-like isoform X2, encoding MSSLRLPRWLSKVQTYVILAGCLALFILIRSFGTESQDGDVENNNGDMFIAPQQFSEQEHNEVVHEEVDELPEASTSNDNPYVHPYVIDSSHLCRGFEAAPRLLIFVTSAPSHREARDAIRDTWGLHSYLAHRNSKVMFLLGRSPYDPEIKAESQVHGDIVQGDFIDSYDNLTLKSVMMLHWTRSFCPDVEYILKTDDDVYVNLDNLVHHLDHEMADQRRWIQGCIKRHAAVPLRQASAGQPPSPVDLRTLPKAHPDFVAGAGYVISGDLVEDLLLASARVEWVPVEDVFVTGRCAALVGVKPETDDRFSCGRPVKEPCEMAHAFTGHGMTPALMRRTWDAMLSGCS